Proteins from one Neodiprion fabricii isolate iyNeoFabr1 chromosome 5, iyNeoFabr1.1, whole genome shotgun sequence genomic window:
- the LOC124182499 gene encoding protein retinal degeneration B isoform X6: MLIKEYRIPLPLTVEEYRIAQLYMIAKKSREESKGVGSGVEILVNEPYTNGPGGNGQYTRKIYHVGSHLPAWFKSLLPKSVLTTEEEAWNAYPYTKTRYTCPFVEKFSIEIETYYYSDNGYQENVFKLSGSDLRNRIVDVIDLVKDQLYGEYVKEEDPKLYVSEKTGRGPLTDSWLEEYWADVKGKSQPTPSGKSLMCAYKICRVEFRYWGMQTKLEKFIHDHALRKTMVRAHRQAWAWQDEWYGLTMEDIREIERQTQLALQRTMGAGESGEDAADDDQLDGTGNVSSSQDKDVAKTLAATLGSIEKNEDPQSPAYLRKQSDIPVINTAMSSEGELSPEDSPTESSAPRLIDERSDVKKTWKRSNPSLHSPSSAKSFDIQVANWRMESIVRESESGSEDEFFDCQAGFIIPTIHKEDFGDNSSLAKWSSLDLLAEEDDTVSPTAVTSNKQEDTIFSHSYLQRVASERSNKRLYIRSSASIDVSCPASPQHSPTNQPCRTTVLLIVLHAGSVLDANVDLTAKKSDITTFRGAFESVMRQHYPSMVGHIAIKFVSCPSICTEVLCILSSLSPYSFDVSPSCTDAPQVTHDTIPIGSIPLLATCSPDYQDSVSRVVSGSNQVYQEFIKSEEGRGFNGQICFVADSVGSILGYDTLCRSLQYQSRHDSENSILENDNQVGEDNDGNEDGKHLSAPSPRRRSSSTSDNFNHCKLDFEVGEFFMFGSPLSLVLAYRKISSTGDKNSNIPRPLVNQVYNLFHPTDPVAARLEPLISARFSLLPPVNVARYQKYPLGNGQPYHLLEAVQTNPQLFVDGLNVPNTPMPHMRRMSEISLQSTMSGVVDNIPLQAITALTQKWWGNKRIDYALYCPEGLANFPTNVLPHLFHASYWESSDVIAFILRQLGRFDLPMLGNEEKELTCFRPGQPREKWNKKRTSVKLKNAAANHRANDVIVREGAPQVLIARFMYGFLDMIALTGEKVDIHVMKDAPAGEWTFLSTEVTDKTGRVAYKIPDEKALGYGIYPVKMVVRGDHTSLDFFMAVIPPKTECVVFSIDGSFTASMSVTGRDPKVRAGAVDIVRHWQELGYLIIYITGRPDMQQQKVVSWLSQHNFPHGLVSFAEGLSTDPLRHKAAYLNTLIQEHGVIIHMAYGSNKDISVYTAINLKPNQIFIVGKVSKKHQAFATILYEGYAAHLSALTAVGGSRPAQGNARMVIPRGQFGLPGQNASLRRRRYLL, encoded by the exons ATGTTGATAAAAGAATATCGGATACCTCTGCCTTTGACGGTGGAGGAATATCGCATAGCTCAACTTTACATGATAGCG AAAAAATCACGCGAAGAAAGTAAAGGCGTGGGCAGCGGCGTTGAGATTCTTGTCAACGAACCTTATACCAACGGTCCAGGTGGCAACGGACAATATACTCGAAAAATATACCATGTCGGTAGCCATTTGCCAGCTTGGTTCAAAAGTCTTTTACCAAAATCGGTTCTCACGACGGAAGAAGAAGCTTGGAACGCTTATCCTTACACAAAGACACGCTACACTTGTCCGTTCGTTGAGAAATTCTCTATAGAGATAGAGACCTACTATTATTCGGACAACGGATATCAGGAGAATGTTTTCAAACTCTCCGGCAGCGATTTGAGAAACAGAATCGTGG ACGTCATCGACTTGGTCAAGGATCAGTTGTACGGCGAATATGTGAAAGAAGAGGACCCAAAGTTGTACGTGTCGGAAAAGACGGGTCGCGGACCGCTTACAGATTCATGGCTGGAAGAATACTGGGCGGATGTGAAG GGAAAGTCGCAGCCAACGCCTTCCGGCAAATCGCTGATGTGCGCCTACAAAATATGCAGAGTGGAATTTCGTTATTGGGGAATGCAAACtaagttggaaaaattcatccacgaTCACG CGCTTCGAAAAACAATGGTTCGCGCTCATCGTCAAGCGTGGGCTTGGCAGGACGAATGGTACGGTTTAACCATGGAGGACATAAGAGAAATTGAGAGGCAGACGCAACTGGCGCTACAGCGTACAATGGGGGCTGGCGAGTCGGGAGAAGATGCGGCGGACGACGATCAGCTGGATGGAACGGGCAACGTATCCTCGTCTCAAGACAAAGATGTCGCCAAGACTCTTGCCGCTACCTTGGGAAGCATAGAGAAAAACGAGGACCCCCAGAGTCCGGCTTACCTCAGAAAGCAATCAGACATTCCAGTTATCAATACGGCCATGAGTTCGGAAGGTGAATTAAGCCCCGAGGACTCGCCGACGGAATCATCTGCTCCCCG ACTCATCGACGAACGGAGCGACGTCAAAAAGACATGGAAGAGGAGTAACCCGTCGCTTCATTCGCCGAGTTCAGCTAAAAGTTTTGACATACAAGTAGCGAATTGGCGCATGGAGAGTATCGTCAGAGAGTCGGAATCCGGTAGCGAAGATGAATTCTTTGATTGTCAAG CTGGGTTCATAATACCTACTATCCACAAAG AGGACTTTGGAGATAATTCGTCATTAGCTAAATGGAGTTCTTTGGATCTTCTAGCTGAAGAGGACGACACGGTTTCTCCGACTGCCGTGACAAGCAATAAGCAAG AAGacacaatattttcacattcgtACTTGCAACGCGTGGCAAGCGAAAGGAGCAATAAGCGGTTGTACATTAGGTCTTCGGCCAGCATCGACGTGTCCTGCCCAGCCTCGCCCCAACATTCTCCAACGAATCAGCCGTGCAGAACTACCGTTCTGCTCATTGTCTTACATGCCGGAAGTGTTCTAG ATGCCAATGTCGACTTGACGGCGAAAAAGTCGGACATCACTACCTTTAGAGGGGCCTTTGAATCCGTCATGAGGCAACATTATCCCAGTATGGTTGGACACATTGCGATTAAGTTTGTTTCCTGTCCCTCCATATGCACAGAAGTTCTCTGTATTTTGTCGAg CTTGAGCCCTTACAGTTTTGACGTTTCTCCGTCTTGCACCGACGCTCCGCAGGTGACGCACGACACAATTCCTATCGGATCTATTCCATTGCTCGCAACTTGTAGTCCGGATTATCAGGATTCGGTGTCAAGAGTTGTGAGTGGCTCGAATCAAGTATATCAAGAATTTATCAAGAGCGAAGAGGGACGTGGATTCAACGGGCAAATATGCTTCGTCGCCGATTCGGTTGGTTCGATATTAGGATACGACACCCTCTGCCGATCTTTGCAATATCAGTCTAGGCACGACAGTGAGAATAGCATTTTAGAAAATGACAATCAAGTAGGCGAAGATAACGACGGAAACGAGGATGGTAAACATTTGTCGGCTCCCTCTCCGAGAAGAAGGTCTTCCTCGACAAG cGATAATTTCAACCACTGCAAATTAGACTTTGAGGTCGGTGAATTCTTTATGTTTGGAAGTCCCTTGTCTCTCGTCCTAGCGTATAGAAAGATATCATCTACCGGAGACAAAAATAGTAACATTCCTAGGCCACTGGTAAATCAGgtttacaatttatttcatcCGACCGACCCAGTCGCCGCTCGTTTAGAACCTTTGATTTCTGCAAGGTTTTCACTTCTCCCTCCAGTTAACGTTGCTCGATATCAGAAGTACCCGCTTGGAAACGGGCAACCGTATCATCTGC TGGAGGCTGTGCAGACCAATCCGCAATTGTTTGTCGATGGTTTGAACGTGCCAAACACCCCTATGCCTCATATGCGAAGAATGTCCGAGATATCTCTGCAGAGTACGATGTCCGGAGTCGTGGATAACATCCCGTTGCAAGCGATAACAGCCC tgaCGCAGAAGTGGTGGGGGAATAAGAGAATCGACTATGCTCTGTACTGTCCCGAAGGTTTGGCCAACTTTCCTACAAACGTGTTACCCCACCTATTTCACGCCAGTTATTGGGAATCTTCGGACGTAATCGCTTTTATATTAAGACAGTTGGGGAGGTTCGATTTACCGATGCTAGgcaacgaagaaaaagaactcACATGCTTCCGTCCAGGGCAGCCCAGAgagaaatggaataaaaaacgaaCGTCCGTTAAACTTAAG AATGCTGCTGCCAATCATAGAGCAAATGATGTTATAGTGAGAGAAGGTGCTCCTCAAGTACTAATAGCGAGGTTTATGTACGGCTTCTTAGATATGATAGCTTTAACAG GAGAAAAAGTAGACATACATGTAATGAAAGACGCGCCGGCGGGCGAGTGGACTTTTTTGTCTACCGAAGTAACGGACAAAACTGGTCGAGTCGCGTACAAAATTCCCGACGAGAAAGCACTGGGCTATGGAATATATCCTGTGAAAATGGTTGTTCG CGGTGATCATACTTCATTAGACTTTTTCATGGCTGTGATACCACCAAAGACGGAATGCGTTGTATTCAGTATCGACGGCTCTTTCACTGCTAGCATGTCCGTGACGGGTAGAGATCCGAAAGTCAGAGCAGGCGCCGTTGACATAGTAAG ACATTGGCAAGAACTGGGATACCTGATTATCTATATCACCGGACGACCCGACATGCAACAGCAAAAGGTAGTTTCCTGGCTTTCGCAGCATAATTTCCCTCACGGCTTGGTATCCTTTGCCGAAGGTTTGTCGACCGATCCTCTTCGACACAAGGCTGCGTATTTAAACACGCTGATTCAG GAACACGGCGTGATCATTCACATGGCTTACGGAAGTAACAAGGACATAAGCGTATACACGgcaataaatttgaaaccgAATCAAATATTCATTGTTGGAAAAGTTTCAAAGAAACATCAAGCATTCGCTACTATACTCTACGAAGGCTATGCCGCTCACTTAAGCGCTCTGACCGCGGTCGGAGGTTCCAGACCGGCGCAAGGCAATGCTCGAATGGTAATACCGAGGGGTCAGTTTGGTCTACCGGGACAGAATGCCTCGTTACGCCGTCGAAG GTACCTGTTATGA
- the LOC124182499 gene encoding protein retinal degeneration B isoform X4, with protein sequence MLIKEYRIPLPLTVEEYRIAQLYMIAKKSREESKGVGSGVEILVNEPYTNGPGGNGQYTRKIYHVGSHLPAWFKSLLPKSVLTTEEEAWNAYPYTKTRYTCPFVEKFSIEIETYYYSDNGYQENVFKLSGSDLRNRIVDVIDLVKDQLYGEYVKEEDPKLYVSEKTGRGPLTDSWLEEYWADVKGKSQPTPSGKSLMCAYKICRVEFRYWGMQTKLEKFIHDHALRKTMVRAHRQAWAWQDEWYGLTMEDIREIERQTQLALQRTMGAGESGEDAADDDQLDGTGNVSSSQDKDVAKTLAATLGSIEKNEDPQSPAYLRKQSDIPVINTAMSSEGELSPEDSPTESSAPRLIDERSDVKKTWKRSNPSLHSPSSAKSFDIQVANWRMESIVRESESGSEDEFFDCQAGFIIPTIHKEDFGDNSSLAKWSSLDLLAEEDDTVSPTAVTSNKQEDTIFSHSYLQRVASERSNKRLYIRSSASIDVSCPASPQHSPTNQPCRTTVLLIVLHAGSVLDANVDLTAKKSDITTFRGAFESVMRQHYPSMVGHIAIKFVSCPSICTEVLCILSSLSPYSFDVSPSCTDAPQVTHDTIPIGSIPLLATCSPDYQDSVSRVVSGSNQVYQEFIKSEEGRGFNGQICFVADSVGSILGYDTLCRSLQYQSRHDSENSILENDNQVGEDNDGNEDGKHLSAPSPRRRSSSTSDNFNHCKLDFEVGEFFMFGSPLSLVLAYRKISSTGDKNSNIPRPLVNQVYNLFHPTDPVAARLEPLISARFSLLPPVNVARYQKYPLGNGQPYHLLEAVQTNPQLFVDGLNVPNTPMPHMRRMSEISLQSTMSGVVDNIPLQAITALTQKWWGNKRIDYALYCPEGLANFPTNVLPHLFHASYWESSDVIAFILRQLGRFDLPMLGNEEKELTCFRPGQPREKWNKKRTSVKLKNAAANHRANDVIVREGAPQVLIARFMYGFLDMIALTGEKVDIHVMKDAPAGEWTFLSTEVTDKTGRVAYKIPDEKALGYGIYPVKMVVRGDHTSLDFFMAVIPPKTECVVFSIDGSFTASMSVTGRDPKVRAGAVDIVRHWQELGYLIIYITGRPDMQQQKVVSWLSQHNFPHGLVSFAEGLSTDPLRHKAAYLNTLIQEHGVIIHMAYGSNKDISVYTAINLKPNQIFIVGKVSKKHQAFATILYEGYAAHLSALTAVGGSRPAQGNARMVIPRGQFGLPGQNASLRRRSNDTAVNSPARNSVYLKRKVYLSHI encoded by the exons ATGTTGATAAAAGAATATCGGATACCTCTGCCTTTGACGGTGGAGGAATATCGCATAGCTCAACTTTACATGATAGCG AAAAAATCACGCGAAGAAAGTAAAGGCGTGGGCAGCGGCGTTGAGATTCTTGTCAACGAACCTTATACCAACGGTCCAGGTGGCAACGGACAATATACTCGAAAAATATACCATGTCGGTAGCCATTTGCCAGCTTGGTTCAAAAGTCTTTTACCAAAATCGGTTCTCACGACGGAAGAAGAAGCTTGGAACGCTTATCCTTACACAAAGACACGCTACACTTGTCCGTTCGTTGAGAAATTCTCTATAGAGATAGAGACCTACTATTATTCGGACAACGGATATCAGGAGAATGTTTTCAAACTCTCCGGCAGCGATTTGAGAAACAGAATCGTGG ACGTCATCGACTTGGTCAAGGATCAGTTGTACGGCGAATATGTGAAAGAAGAGGACCCAAAGTTGTACGTGTCGGAAAAGACGGGTCGCGGACCGCTTACAGATTCATGGCTGGAAGAATACTGGGCGGATGTGAAG GGAAAGTCGCAGCCAACGCCTTCCGGCAAATCGCTGATGTGCGCCTACAAAATATGCAGAGTGGAATTTCGTTATTGGGGAATGCAAACtaagttggaaaaattcatccacgaTCACG CGCTTCGAAAAACAATGGTTCGCGCTCATCGTCAAGCGTGGGCTTGGCAGGACGAATGGTACGGTTTAACCATGGAGGACATAAGAGAAATTGAGAGGCAGACGCAACTGGCGCTACAGCGTACAATGGGGGCTGGCGAGTCGGGAGAAGATGCGGCGGACGACGATCAGCTGGATGGAACGGGCAACGTATCCTCGTCTCAAGACAAAGATGTCGCCAAGACTCTTGCCGCTACCTTGGGAAGCATAGAGAAAAACGAGGACCCCCAGAGTCCGGCTTACCTCAGAAAGCAATCAGACATTCCAGTTATCAATACGGCCATGAGTTCGGAAGGTGAATTAAGCCCCGAGGACTCGCCGACGGAATCATCTGCTCCCCG ACTCATCGACGAACGGAGCGACGTCAAAAAGACATGGAAGAGGAGTAACCCGTCGCTTCATTCGCCGAGTTCAGCTAAAAGTTTTGACATACAAGTAGCGAATTGGCGCATGGAGAGTATCGTCAGAGAGTCGGAATCCGGTAGCGAAGATGAATTCTTTGATTGTCAAG CTGGGTTCATAATACCTACTATCCACAAAG AGGACTTTGGAGATAATTCGTCATTAGCTAAATGGAGTTCTTTGGATCTTCTAGCTGAAGAGGACGACACGGTTTCTCCGACTGCCGTGACAAGCAATAAGCAAG AAGacacaatattttcacattcgtACTTGCAACGCGTGGCAAGCGAAAGGAGCAATAAGCGGTTGTACATTAGGTCTTCGGCCAGCATCGACGTGTCCTGCCCAGCCTCGCCCCAACATTCTCCAACGAATCAGCCGTGCAGAACTACCGTTCTGCTCATTGTCTTACATGCCGGAAGTGTTCTAG ATGCCAATGTCGACTTGACGGCGAAAAAGTCGGACATCACTACCTTTAGAGGGGCCTTTGAATCCGTCATGAGGCAACATTATCCCAGTATGGTTGGACACATTGCGATTAAGTTTGTTTCCTGTCCCTCCATATGCACAGAAGTTCTCTGTATTTTGTCGAg CTTGAGCCCTTACAGTTTTGACGTTTCTCCGTCTTGCACCGACGCTCCGCAGGTGACGCACGACACAATTCCTATCGGATCTATTCCATTGCTCGCAACTTGTAGTCCGGATTATCAGGATTCGGTGTCAAGAGTTGTGAGTGGCTCGAATCAAGTATATCAAGAATTTATCAAGAGCGAAGAGGGACGTGGATTCAACGGGCAAATATGCTTCGTCGCCGATTCGGTTGGTTCGATATTAGGATACGACACCCTCTGCCGATCTTTGCAATATCAGTCTAGGCACGACAGTGAGAATAGCATTTTAGAAAATGACAATCAAGTAGGCGAAGATAACGACGGAAACGAGGATGGTAAACATTTGTCGGCTCCCTCTCCGAGAAGAAGGTCTTCCTCGACAAG cGATAATTTCAACCACTGCAAATTAGACTTTGAGGTCGGTGAATTCTTTATGTTTGGAAGTCCCTTGTCTCTCGTCCTAGCGTATAGAAAGATATCATCTACCGGAGACAAAAATAGTAACATTCCTAGGCCACTGGTAAATCAGgtttacaatttatttcatcCGACCGACCCAGTCGCCGCTCGTTTAGAACCTTTGATTTCTGCAAGGTTTTCACTTCTCCCTCCAGTTAACGTTGCTCGATATCAGAAGTACCCGCTTGGAAACGGGCAACCGTATCATCTGC TGGAGGCTGTGCAGACCAATCCGCAATTGTTTGTCGATGGTTTGAACGTGCCAAACACCCCTATGCCTCATATGCGAAGAATGTCCGAGATATCTCTGCAGAGTACGATGTCCGGAGTCGTGGATAACATCCCGTTGCAAGCGATAACAGCCC tgaCGCAGAAGTGGTGGGGGAATAAGAGAATCGACTATGCTCTGTACTGTCCCGAAGGTTTGGCCAACTTTCCTACAAACGTGTTACCCCACCTATTTCACGCCAGTTATTGGGAATCTTCGGACGTAATCGCTTTTATATTAAGACAGTTGGGGAGGTTCGATTTACCGATGCTAGgcaacgaagaaaaagaactcACATGCTTCCGTCCAGGGCAGCCCAGAgagaaatggaataaaaaacgaaCGTCCGTTAAACTTAAG AATGCTGCTGCCAATCATAGAGCAAATGATGTTATAGTGAGAGAAGGTGCTCCTCAAGTACTAATAGCGAGGTTTATGTACGGCTTCTTAGATATGATAGCTTTAACAG GAGAAAAAGTAGACATACATGTAATGAAAGACGCGCCGGCGGGCGAGTGGACTTTTTTGTCTACCGAAGTAACGGACAAAACTGGTCGAGTCGCGTACAAAATTCCCGACGAGAAAGCACTGGGCTATGGAATATATCCTGTGAAAATGGTTGTTCG CGGTGATCATACTTCATTAGACTTTTTCATGGCTGTGATACCACCAAAGACGGAATGCGTTGTATTCAGTATCGACGGCTCTTTCACTGCTAGCATGTCCGTGACGGGTAGAGATCCGAAAGTCAGAGCAGGCGCCGTTGACATAGTAAG ACATTGGCAAGAACTGGGATACCTGATTATCTATATCACCGGACGACCCGACATGCAACAGCAAAAGGTAGTTTCCTGGCTTTCGCAGCATAATTTCCCTCACGGCTTGGTATCCTTTGCCGAAGGTTTGTCGACCGATCCTCTTCGACACAAGGCTGCGTATTTAAACACGCTGATTCAG GAACACGGCGTGATCATTCACATGGCTTACGGAAGTAACAAGGACATAAGCGTATACACGgcaataaatttgaaaccgAATCAAATATTCATTGTTGGAAAAGTTTCAAAGAAACATCAAGCATTCGCTACTATACTCTACGAAGGCTATGCCGCTCACTTAAGCGCTCTGACCGCGGTCGGAGGTTCCAGACCGGCGCAAGGCAATGCTCGAATGGTAATACCGAGGGGTCAGTTTGGTCTACCGGGACAGAATGCCTCGTTACGCCGTCGAAG TAACGACACAGCGGTCAACTCGCCGGCACGCAACAGCGTGTACTTAAAGCGGAAAGTCTACCTTAGTCACATCTAA